The Xanthomonas sontii genomic sequence GGCACACTTCGATGCCGTCCAGACGCGGCAGCATCAGGTCCAGCACCACCACGTCGTAGCTGTTCTCCGCCGCCAGGCGGTAGCCGTCCAGGCCGTCGCAGGCGTAATCCACTTCGAACCCGCGGCCTTCCAGGTACTCGCCGATCATCTCGGAAATATTGCGGTTGTCTTCCACGACCAGCACGAGCCCGGATGTTTCCTTGGTCTGACGCATAACGCTTCCTCAGTCTTCAGCTTTGTGAAACATGCCGGATGGGCGGTGGTGGTGGCGTGAAGGCCGCTTCATCTGCCTGAGCAACAAAAAAACTACTGCGCGATCAATGGCTTGAGCTGAGGCCAGACATTGTCCAGCACCTTGGGCTGGGCCGCCGCGGTGGGGTGCAGGCCATCGCCCTGCATCAGCGCCGGGTTCAGCGCCACGCCCTCCAGCAGGAACGGCAGCAGGCCGGTCCGGTACTGCCTGGCCAGGTCCGCATAGACCGCACGCAGGCGCTGCCGGTAGCCCGGTCCGTAGTTCGGCGGCACGTCGATGCCCAGCAACAGCACCTTCGCACCGGCGTCACGGCTGAGCACGATCATCTTCTCCAGGTTGCCGCGCAGTTCGGCCGGGCTCAGCCCGCGCAACGCGTCGTTGCCGCCCAGTTCGATGACCACCACCGACGGCCGGTGCTTCTGCAGCAGCGCCGGCAGGCGGGTCAGCGCGCCGGAGGAGGTCTCGCCGCTGATGCTGGCATTGACCACCGCCGGTGGCGCCCGCATCTGTTGCTGCAGGCGCTTGTCCAGCAAGGCCACCCAGCCGGACTGCACCGGGATGTTGTGCGCCGCGCTGAGGCTGTCGCCGAGCACCAGCACCGGCCCCGTCGCACCTTTGGCACAGGCGATGGCGGGCAGCAGCACCCACCATGCCAGCAGCAGCCAGGCGCGGCGCATCCAGGCCCGCTTGCTTCTCGTCTCGTCGCCACGCATTGGAGATTCCCTCATCGACAGCCAGGCCCCCACGCTTCGCGCCAGCATCGCCATCGACGTGCGCGATGTCGGCAAATCCGTCAGCGGACCGGAGGGTACGGTCCACATTCTCGACAAGGTCGGATTGACCATCGGTGAAGGCGACAGCGTCGCCATCGTCGGCGCCTCCGGCTCCGGCAAGACCACCCTGCTCGGCCTGCTGGCCGGCCTCGACCTGCCCACGCGCGGCGAGATCGTGCTGGCCGGGCAGTCGCTCAACGCATTGGACGAGGAAGCGCGCGCCGCGCTGCGCGCGCGCGAGGTCGGCTTCGTGTTCCAGAGTTTCCATCTGCTGCCGTCGCTGACCGCGGCGGAAAACATCGCGCTGCCGCTGGAGTTGGCCGGACGCGAGGATCCGGCGCGGGTGCGCGAGGTGCTGGAAGCGGTCGGGCTGAGCGCGCGGGCGCGGCACTATCCGCGGCAACTGTCCGGCGGCGAGCAGCAGCGCGTGGCGCTGGCGCGCGCCTTCGTGGCGCGGCCGCGGATCCTGTTCGCCGACGAGCCCACGGGCAGCCTCGACCAGGCCACCGGGCAACAGATCAGCGACCTGCTGTTCGCGCTCAACGAAGGCAGCGACACCACCCTGGTGCTGGTCACCCACGACATGCGCCTGGCGCAGCGCTGCGAACACCGCTACCGGCTCGACGGCGGCCGCCTGCGCGGCGCCGACGCGGCGGATGCCGCATGAACGTGCTGCGCCACGCCGCGCGCGCACTGCGCCGCGAGCTGTTCGCCGGCGATCTGCTGACCGTGTTCGCCGCGCTGGTGCTGGGCGTGGCGGTGATGACCGCGGTCGGCACCCTGGTCGACCGGGTGACCCTGGCGCTGACCGGCAGCGCCGCCGAGGTGATCGGCGGCGACCTCGGCGTCAGCGGGCGCCAGGACATCCCCGCCGCCTTCGCCGAGGAAGCGCAACGGCGCGGGCTGCGCAGTACGCGCATGGTCAGTTTCCCCAGCGTGCTGTTCCATGGCGACGCCAGCCAGATGGCCAACATCAAGGCGGTGGGCGCGGGCTATCCGCTGCGCGGCGAGTTGCTGGTCGCGCGCGACACCGTCGGCGCCGGCAGCGAACGCGCCGGTCCGCCGCCGCGCGGCGAAGCCTATGCCGATCCGCGCCTGCTCGAGGCGCTGGGGCTGAAGCTCGGCGATGCGCTGGAGTTCGGCGCCGGCACGCTGCGCGTGACCCGGGTGCTGCGCGCCGAACCGGATGCCTCCGGGGAGCTGATGCAGTTGTCGCCGCCGCTGCTGGTGAACCGCGCCGACGTCGATGCCGCCGGTCTGCTCGGCCCCGGCAGCCGCGCTTCCTATCGACTGATGTTCGCCGGTGCGCCCGGCGAGATCGCCGCCCTGCGCGAATGGCTGGCGCCACGCGCCAAGGCCTACCGCCTGGTCGGCATCGAGGACACCCAGCGCGGCGTACGTGGCGCCTTCGACCGCGCCGGGCGCTTCCTGGCCCTGGCCGCGTTGCTGGCGGTGCTGCTGGCCGGCGTCGCCACCGCGCTGGCCGCCAACCGCTTCGCCCTGCGCCGCATCGACCAGGTCGCGGTCTTGCGTTGCCTGGGCGCGCGCCAACGCGACATCCTCGGTGCGCTGGCGGTGCAGTTGCTGCTGCTGGCGATCCCCGCCTGCGCACTCGGCGTGGGCCTGGGCATGCTGGCCCAGGTCGGCCTGGTCGAAGCGCTGGGCAGCCTGATTCCCGACCGCCTGCCGCTGCCGCAGGCGACCCCGGCGCTGGCCGGCGCCGGCATCGGCCTGTTGCTGCTGCTCGGCTTCGGCCTGCCGCCGCTGCTGCGCCTGCGCGACGTCCCGCCGATGCGCGTGCTCAACCGCAGCTTTGCCGCACTGCCGCCAACCTCACTGCTGGTCTACGCCGCGGCCCTGGTCGCCACCGTGGTGCTGGCGGTCTACGCCACCGGCGACGGCGTGCTGGCGGCCTGGGTGCTGGGCGGCCTGACCCTGCTGGCGGCGCTGGCCGCGGCGGTCGGCGGCGTGCTGCTGGCGGTGCTGCGGCGACTGCAGGGACAGCTGCGCGGGCCTTGGAAGCTGGGCCTGGCGGCGCTGACCCGGCGCCGCGCACTGAGCGTGGTGCAACTGGTGGGCCTGTCGCTGTCGCTGTGCGCCCTGCTGTTGCTGGCGGTGATCGGCCCCGGCCTGCTGGGACAATGGCGCGACCGGCTGCCGGCGGACACGCCGAACTACTTCCTGATGAACATCCAGCCCGATCAGGCCGAGCAGGTGCTCGGCACCTTGCGCACGCTCGGTGTCGCCGATGCGGCAGTCGAGCCGTTCAGCACCGGCAAGCTGGTGGCGATCAACGGCAAGCCGCCGCAGCGCCGCGAGCAGGGGCCGGAGGACGATGGCGATGGCAGCGACCGGCCGATCAACTTCTCCTGGCGGCACGAGTTCCCCGCCGCCAACCGGCTGCTGTCCGGACGCTTCTGGGCCGCCGACAGCACCGCCGCCGAGGCCTCGGTGGAGGAAGGCTGGGCGCAGCGTTACGGGCTCAAGCTCGGCGACCGCATCACCCTGCTGCTCGGCGACCAGCAACGCAGCTTCACCGTCACCAATGTGCGCAAGGCCGACTGGGATTCGTTCCGGGTCAACTTCTTCCTGCTGCTCAACGCCGGCGCAGTGCAGGATGCGCCGTACAACCTGATCTCCGCCTTCCACCTGCCGCGCGCCTCGGCCGCGCAACTGAGCGGGCTCAGCCGCGCCTATCCGAACGTGTCGCTGCTGGACATCGACGCGATCCTGCAGCGGGTGCGCGAAGTCATCGACCGCGTCGCCCAGGCGGTGCAACTGGTGATGGGCTTCAGCCTGCTGGCCGGCGCGCTGGTGTTACTCGCCGCCCTGCAGGCCACCGCCGGCGAGCGCCGCTACGACAGCGCGGTGCTGCGCACCCTGGGCGCGCGGCGCGGGCAGTTGCGCGGCGCGGTGCTGGTGGAGTTCGGCGCGCTCGGCCTGCTCGCCGCGATCCTCGCGGTCGGCGCGGCGGCGATCATCGGCGTGGTGGTGGCCAGGCAGGCCTTCGACCTCGCGCTGTCGCCGCCGTGGCCGGCGCTGCTGCTCGGCGGCCTCGGTGGCGTGGCGCTGAGCCTGCTAGCCGGCTGGTCCGGCACCCGCCGCATCCTGCGCACGCCGCCGGCGCTGGCACTGCGCGAGCAGTGAAGGAGCCGGGAGTGGGGAATCGGGAGTGGGGATTGGAGGAGCGCGACATGTGATGCTGTCGCCGCCGGCGCTCGACGGCAGTACGTGGCGACAATGGCCGCAACGCGTGTCGCGCCTCGGAAAGGTGTCTCGAAAGAACGCGACACGCGCAAGAAAAAGGGGAAGACGCCATCCCGGCCGCCTTCCCCACCCTGGCTGTGTTGCCGGCGCTGGCCTCAGCGCGCGGCCGGCGCCGGCGCCGTCCATTGCGCGAACACCGCATCGAGTTGCGCATCGCTGACCGGCTTGCCCTGTTGCACCGCCTCGGCCTGCGCGAACAGCGGCACGATGATCGCCATGCCATCGACCTTGGTCTTCAGCTGCACGCCCGGCGGCTTGCCGAGCAGGCCGTCCCAACGCGCGCGCACCCTGGCCCAGTAGTCCCGGGTTGCGCTCCAGTAGGTGCGGGCCGGGGTGAAGTCCACGCTCGTGGTCTTGACGTAGTCGTTGAAGCCGAACTCGCGGGCGATGGCCTGCTGGCTGCCATCGGGCTTGCGCAGCACCTTGGTGTTGAACTGCTCGTGGGTCCAGCCGGCCGGGGTCAGCGTGTGCCGGTTGATCACCGCCAGCGCGTTGTAGTCGCTGCGCTTGGTGTACTCGCGGCGCGGCAACGGGCGCCAGCTCAGGTCGCTGGTCCAGGTCGGATGGCCATCGGCGTAGTCCCAGCGGCCGGTGCCGCAGTAGCGCGGCGCGTCGCTGACCTCGTACACGCACTGGGTCCAGGCACCACGGGTGGTCGCGGCGTCGAGCGGGCGCACCTGCCAGGTCTGATCGGCGCTGAACTCGAAGCGCTGCGGCGCCTCGTAGATCCAGTCCTGGCGCCAGTGCTTGGTCACGTGCCCGCTCTTGGGCTCCACCAGCAGATGCTGTAGCACCACCTTGCGCGGACTGTCCTCGACCACGATCACCACTTCGTCGCCACCGCTGCGCATTGGCGCGGCGCGCGCGTAGCCGGGTTGCAGCAGCACGGTCTCGTCGAAGGCGAACGCCACCGTGTACTCGCCCTGCATCGCCAGGATGCTGGAACGGTCGCGCGCCGGGTCGGCGCTCTCGGCGTGGACGGGGAGGCTGCCAGCAAGCAGCAGGGTGCAGAGCAGGGGCGGAGCTTTCTTCATCGAGAGAGGTGTCTTGGTTGATGGGAAACGAGGAAACGCCAGCGGCCGCTCACAACCGCAGCAGCGGCCACGGCCGCTCGGGATCGGAGCGCGGCGCAGGGCGTCCGGCGCGGGCGCAACAGCAGTAGTCGACCAGCACATCGCCCTCGGCCGCCTCCAGGCGCGCGATGCGGCGGGCGATGCTGGCACCGAGCGGCGACACGCCGGCGACGCTGGCCGCCAGCACGCCATCGGCCGCGTGCAGGCGCAGCGCCCGTGCGTGCCAGCCGTCGCCGCGCAGGCGCCCGGCGACGCGCCGCCACAGCCGCTCGGCGACGCCGCCGTCGGCGGCATCCTGCGCCGCGGGTAGCGCCGACAGCAGCATGTCCCAGGCGACGAAATCGCTGTCGGGCAGCAGGTACAGGCGCCAGCAGCATTGTTGCTGGCGGTCGTAGAAGCGCAGGCTCTCCAGCACCCCATCGCTGTCCACGTCCAGGTGCGCGGCCACGCTGCAGGCGTGGCGCCAGCCGATCAGTTCGGCGCCGGTGTGGGCGCGGTACAGACACAACACCGTGCCCAGTGCGGCCAACTGCGCCGGGCGCGGCAGCGGCGCGGCGATCCGCTCCGGGCCGGTACGCGCTGGCGCAGCGATGCGCATGTAGGGCTACCAGTCCAGCGCCAGGCTGACCGAGACGTTGCGCCCGGCGCCGGTGTAGCGGTCGAGCACGCTGCTGCGGGCCAGGGTCGCGCCGGGCAGCATGTTCCAGTCGATGTAGCGGCGGTCGGCCAGGTTGAACACGCCGACGTCGAGCCGCGCGCCTTCGGTGAAGCGCCAGTGTGCGAGCAGGTCCAGCGTCGCGTAGCCGGCCGGCGTGTAATAGCTCGGCAGTTCCGGCCGGCGCTTCTTCGCCACCGCGGTGGCGACCAGTTGCGTACCCCAGGTACTGTGGTCGTAGCCCAGGCCGAGCACGCCACGCAGCGGATCCACGGAATTGAGCGGGGTGCCGTCGGTGCGGTTGTCGCCGCGGGCATAGGCCGCGCTGGCCTGCAGCGACCAGCCGCTCCAGCGCGCATCGAGTGCGCCGACGTCGATGCCGGCCTTGGCTTCCACGCCGTGGATCGTCACTCGGTCGACGTTGCGCGATTGATACAGCATCAGGCCGTCGGCGTTGAAGCCGACGAAGCGATAGGACTCGATGAAGTCGCGATAGGCGTTGCGGTACGCGCTCAAGCCGGCGTAGACCGCCGGACCGGCATAGCGCACGCCCAACTCCGCGCCGCGACTGGTCTCCGGCTTCAGGTCGGGATTGGCGATCGCGGTGTAGCCGATCAGCAGGTTGGTGAAGCCGATATTGACGTCGTTGTACGGCGGCGCGCGGAAGCCGTGCGCGTAGTTGGCGTACAGCGACCAGGCATCGTCCAGGCGCCAGATCGCGCCGAGCTTGGGCGAGACGTTGCGATCGCTGATCTTCTTCGCCGCCACGCCGGGATTGTCGGTGGCGAAGATCGCATCGACCTGCGGCGACAGCCGATAGTAGTCGGCACGCAGCGCCGGCGTCAGGCTGAAGCGGCCGTCGGCCAGCGCGATCTCGTCCTGCAGGTAGGCGCCGGCCTTGAGCGTCTCGGTGATCGGGAAGTCGCGGACCGGGAAGGTTTCCATGCCCACGGTCTTGCTGATCGTGCCGGTGCGCAGGTTCAGCGTGCGGCCGTCGCGCTTTTCGTGGGTGTCGGTGTGCGACAGGTCGATGCCGTAGCTGATGTCGTGGACGATGCGCCCCTGATCGACCCGCTTGTGCAGATTCGCCTGCAGTCCGTACAGGCGCTGGTCGAAGTCGTGCTCCATGTGCCGCAGCGTGCCGTTGCTCCGGCGCTCGTCGGTGCGTTGCAGGCTCTGGCTGTCCTGGCGGTACAGCTGCCACTGCAGGTCGTCGGCGAGCAGCGTGTCGAGCTGATCCACCTCGTGTGCCAGCGACACGCGGGCGCGGGTCTGATGGTCGCGGCCGCGCTGCGACAGGATGCTGGCGGTGACGTTGCTCAGCGCATCGATGCGCGAGTAGTCCTCGTTGCCTTCCACGGTCAGCTTGAAGCGCTGATTGGCGCTGGGCGCGTAGACCAGCTTGCTGAGCAGGCTGCGGCCGTCGCTGCTGAGCGGATTGGGCGCGGTGCGGGCGGCGCCGATGCTGCGGTTGTCGCCCTGGGTCTCGCTTTCCTGGCCCTGGCGATGGCTGAGCGCGGCCATGCCGCTCCAGCGGTCGCCGCCGAAGGCGACCAGCGCGCCGGCGAACAACCCCTTCCACTCGCTCTCGTAGCCGAACTTCAGGCCGACGTAACTGTCCTTGCCCGGCGCCAGGTAGTCGGCCGGATCCTTGGTGACGTAGGCGACCACCCCGCCCAGCGCATCCGAACCGTACAGCGCGCTGGCCGGACCGCGCACGATCTCCACGCGCTTGAGCGTGTCCATGTCGACGAAGTTGCGGTTGGCGTTGAGGTAGCTGCCGAAGCTGAAGGTGTCCGAGACCGGGATGCCGTCGGTCTGGATCAGCACGCGGTTGCCGTCCAGGCCACGGATGCGGATGCCGGAGATGCCGCTGAAGCGGCCGCTGTTGCCGGTGGCGGACACGCCGGGCGTATAGCGCAGCAGATCCTTCAGGTCGTGGACCAGTGCGCGGTCCATCTGTTCGCGATCGATCACGTCGACGCTGCCGGGCACGTCGACGATGGCGCGCTGGGTGCGGGTGGCGGTGACCTGCAGGCGATCGAAATCGCGGGTGGCGGCCGCCGCACTGGCGGCGTCGTCAGCGTCGGAGGCAGAGGCGGGTGCGGGAGCGGCATGCGCGCAGGCGGCCAGAGCCAGCCACAGCGCGCCGGTGAGCGGGGCGGTACGGAACATGGGGAGCATCGGTGGTCGCGTAAGACCCTCGACCGGCACGGCGCGGGGTCCGCGCCTGGCCGAGGGGGAGAGAAGGATCGCGACTGCGAGGCGGCCGCGGCCGACGCGCAAGGGCGTGGGCCAGGTGGCGGCAGATCGGGCGGGGAGACCGGCCGCGCGCGGCGGCCGGAGGGCATCACTTGGTCAGGATCAGCTTGTCGTTGCTGGTGTGGCGCAGACGATAGACGCGGTCGCCGTGCTGGATCAGCACTTCGCGGCGGCCCTTGAGCAGCGCCTGGCTGCTGATGGTTTCTTCGGCCGGCACGGCGCGCGGCACGGTGCGCTCGCGCAGGCTCAGGGTCTCGGGGTGACGCAACAGCACGGGTTGAGCGGTCATGGTCGAACTCCATCCACGGGGTGCATCGAGATGATAATGATTCTCAATACTTAATCAAGACCCATTCTCGCCCGATTCGATTGGCAATCCCGATCGAAACCCCGACCACGAAAGATTCCAAAGATCGCCACACATCAACGCCTTCGCCGCCGCGCCACCGCTGCACTGCGGCGGCGCAAGCGCATGCCGTCGTCAGCGCACCGCGGCGTCGACCCGTTCCCACCACGCCGCGTCGTCGCGCGCGGCCAGCTCCAGCGCAGCCAGGTTCTCCAGCAACTGCGCGACCCGGCTGGCGCCGAGGATCACCGTGGACACGTGCGGGTTGCGCAGGCACCAGGCGATCGCCAGCGCCGCCGGCGTCACGCCTTCGGCTGCGGCCAGCGCAGTGAAGGCGCGCGCGCGCTCGACCCGGCGCTGCGTGGGCGACCCGATCACCTCCTGCTGCAGCCAGGCATTGCGCTCCTGGCCCAGGCGCGAGGCCGGATCGATGCCGTCGTTGTACTTGCCGGTGAGCAGGCCCGAGGCCAGCGGCGACCAGATGGTGGTGCCCAGGCCGAGTTCGGCGTACAGCGGCGCATACTCCTGCTCCACGCGCTCGCGATGCAGCAGGTTGTACTGCGGCTGTTCCATCGACGGCCCGTGCAGGCCCAGCGCACGCGCCACCTGCGCCGCCTCGCGGATGCGCTCGGCCGGCCACTCGGAGGTACCCCAGTACAACACCTTGCCCTGGCGGATCAGCGCATCCATCGCACGCACGGTTTCCTCCACCGGCGTGTCCGGATCGGGGCGGTGGCAGTAGTAGAGATCCAGATACTCCACTCGCAGCCGCTTGAGCGCGGCATGGCAGGCGTCGGTGACGTGCTTGCGCGAGAGCCCGCGCTGAGTGGGGCGCGGCGACTCGACCGCGCCGAAGTAGACCTTGCTGGACACGCAGAAGCCGTCGCGCGGCAGCCGCAGGTCGGCGATCACGTCGCCCATCACCTGCTCGGCGCGGCCGTGCGCATAGACCTCGGCGTTGTCGAAGAAGTTGATGCCGTGGTCCCAGGCAGCGGCGATCAGGTTGCGCGCTTCGTCGCGGCCGGTCTGCCCGCCGAAGTTGATCCAGGCGCCGAACGACAGCGCCGACAGTTGCAGCCCGGTGGCACCGAGGCGACGGTAATGCATGGCAACTCCTCCTGCTGAACGAACCCGCGGCACGGCCGGGGGGCGGCCGCACAGTGTAGCGGCGCTGCCGCAAGGCCCCGTCGGCGCCGCCACGCCGTCGGCAGCCAGGCGCCCCGCTCTTGCGAATCCCCAATCCCCAATCCCGAATCCCCCGACTGAACACGCCTCGCCTTGCCGGCCGTCACCCCCTGCACTAGGCTTCCCGTCTTTGGTCGGGGACCGGGGACGCAGATGGTCGAGGGATTGGGAAGGATCGGCTTCGGCCTGTTCGGTTTGGCGGTGTTGATCGGGATCACCTGGCTGTTCTCCAACAACCGCCGGGCGGTGGACTGGAAGCTGGTCGCGACCGGCCTAGTCCTGCAGATCGGGTTCGCCTCGCTGGTGCTGCTGGTCCCCGGCGGCCGTGAGGTGTTCGACTGGCTCGGCCAGGTGTTCGTCAAGGTGCTGAGCTTCGTCAACGAAGGCTCCAGCTTCATCTTCGGCAGCCTGCTCGACACCAAGACCTACGGCTTCATCTTCGCCTTCCAGGTGCTGCCGACCATCATCTTCTTCTCCGCGCTGATGGGCGTGCTGTACCACCTGGGGGTGATGCAGGCGGTGGTGCGGGTGATGGCCTGGGCGATCACCAAGGTGATGCGCGTGTCCGGCGCCGAGACCACCAGCGTCTGCGCCAGCGTGTTCATTGGCCAGACCGAGGCGCCGCTGACGGTGCGTCCGTACATCCCGCGCATGACCGAGTCCGAACTGCTGACGATGATGATCGGCGGCATGGCGCACATCGCCGGCGGCGTGCTGGCGGCCTACGTGGGCATGCTCGGCGGCGGCGACCCGGCGCAGCAGGCGTTCTATGCCAAGCATCTGCTGGCGGCCAGCATCATGGCCGCGCCGGCGACGCTGGTGGTGGCCAAGCTGCTGATCCCGGAAACCGGCACGCCGCTGACCCGCGGCACGGTCAAGATGGAAGTGGAGAAGACCACCAGCAACGTGATCGATGCCGCCGCCGCCGGCGCCGGCGACGGCCTGCGCCTGGCGCTGAACATCGGCGCGATGCTGCTGGCGTTCATCGCGCTGATCGCGCTGGTCAATGCGCCGCTCACCTGGATCGGCGACGTCACCGGCCTGGCCAGCGTGATCGGCCGCCCGACCAACCTGTCCACCATCTTCGGCTACGTGCTGGCGCCGGTGGCCTGGGTGATCGGCACGCCATGGCCGGATGCGACCACGGTCGGTTCGCTGATCGGCCAGAAGGTGGTCATCAACGAGTTCGTCGCGTATACCGAGCTGTCGCGTATCGTCCAGGGCCAGGTGCCGGGCGTGAGCCTGAGCGCGGAAGGCCGGCTGGTCGCCACCTACGCGCTGTGCGGCTTCGCCAACTTCAGTTCGATCGCGATCCAGATCGGCGGCATCGGCGGCCTGGCCCCCGAACGCCGCCACGACCTGGCCCGCTTCGGCCTGCGTGCGGTGCTGGGCGGCTCGATCGCCACCTTCATGACCGCGACCATCGCCGGGGTGCTGTCGCACTTCGCCTGATCCGGCCGCGGCATCCGCCGCACCCGTCTTTCTTTTTTTCAGTTCCAGTCGAGAAGCAGTACATGCCTATGAGTTCGGTCATCGTCGTCGGTTCGTTCAATGTCGACCATGTGTGGCGTTGCGAGAATCTGCCCGCACCGGGGGCGACCATCGCCGGCCGCTACAGCACCGGCCCCGGCGGCAAGGGCTTCAACCAGGCGGTGGCGGCGGCGCGTGCCGGCGCGCGCACCAGCTTCGTCTGCGCGCTCGGCGACGACGCCGGCGGCGCGATGGCGCGCGGCCTGGCCGCGCAGGACGGTATCGCCCTGGTCGCCGAGGCCAGCAGCGAGCCGACCGGCACCGGCGGCATCTACGTCGACGGCCACGGCCGCAACACCATCGTCATCGGCGCCGGCGCCAACGCCGCGCTGAGCCTGGACTTCGTGCAGGCGCAGCGCCCGCTGCTGGGCTCGGCGCGGGTACTGCTGGCGCAGCTGGAATCGCCGATCGAGACCATCGAGGGCACCCTCGCCCTCGCCCGCGAGGCCGGCCTGACCACCGTACTCAACGCCGCCCCGGCCAACGCGCAGACCAGCATCGGCCTGCTCAAGCTGGCCGACGTGCTGACCCCCAACGAAACCGAGTTCGCCGCCCTGCTCGCCCGCCATGTCGGCGTGCGCGTGGACGCCGACGACGTCGCCGCCACCGATGGCGGCAGCCTGCACGCGCTGTGCCGCAAGCTGCTGCCGGGCGGCACCGTGGTGGTGACGCTGGGCGCGGTCGGTGCGTTCATCTCGCACCCCGAGGAGCGCCTGCTCGGCGACACCCAGCCCTACTACCGGATCGGCGCCGAAACCGCGCATACCGTGGACACCACCGGTGCCGGCGACGCCTTCAACGGTGCCCTGGTGGCGTCGCTGGCGCAGTCGCCGAACGCCGCGTTCGCCACCCACGTGCGCTTCGCCAACCACTACGCGGCGCGCTCCACCGAGGCCGAAGGCGCGGCGGCGTCGATGCCGCGGCTGACGCCCGAGGCCGGCTGAGCGATCGGCGCGACGGTGCCGGCCGTCGCCGTTGCCTGCCATCACAAACCAGCGCCGGCGCTGCGCCGGCCACGCATCCGACAAGGAGTTGCCGATGCCCCGCCGTTCCGTCAGCCCGTTCGCCGCGCTATGCGCACTGCTGCTCCCGCTGTCCGCGGCCGCGGCACCGCGCTGCGACTGGAACAGCCTGGCCACCGACGCCGACCGCGCCGCGGTGACCGTCTCCGCCAAACGCCTGCAGCAGGTGATCGCGGCGCATTACGACGATGCCGAGCAGGAAAAGGGCGCGGCGCTGGCGCGGACACTGCTGCAGCGCGCGCAGACGCCGCAGCAGCCGGGCACATTGGAAGGCCGCTGGAAGGTGCGCTCGATCCAGGTCGACCCGCACTTCGCCTACGCCTATCCCTACTTCAAGGCCGAGATCCGCCGCGCTCCCTGCGGCTACCACCTGAGCAAGACCAGCGGCTCGCAGCGCCGCAGCGGCACGCTGTATCCGCTGTCCGCCGGCAGCCATGAGCTGGCCTTCCTCGGCGCAAGCACGGTCAACGACGAGCCGGAAGCGGCCTACACGCCCGGCCATGCCTCCGACGGCACGCACGGCAACAGCGTCGGCCGCCTGGTCGCGCTGGGTCCGGACGAACTGCTGCTGATCCTGGACGGCAAGGACAACGGCTTCGAGCTGTACCAGCTGATGCGCTGACGGCCGCGCGGGTCGCCC encodes the following:
- a CDS encoding aldo/keto reductase, encoding MHYRRLGATGLQLSALSFGAWINFGGQTGRDEARNLIAAAWDHGINFFDNAEVYAHGRAEQVMGDVIADLRLPRDGFCVSSKVYFGAVESPRPTQRGLSRKHVTDACHAALKRLRVEYLDLYYCHRPDPDTPVEETVRAMDALIRQGKVLYWGTSEWPAERIREAAQVARALGLHGPSMEQPQYNLLHRERVEQEYAPLYAELGLGTTIWSPLASGLLTGKYNDGIDPASRLGQERNAWLQQEVIGSPTQRRVERARAFTALAAAEGVTPAALAIAWCLRNPHVSTVILGASRVAQLLENLAALELAARDDAAWWERVDAAVR
- a CDS encoding NupC/NupG family nucleoside CNT transporter encodes the protein MVEGLGRIGFGLFGLAVLIGITWLFSNNRRAVDWKLVATGLVLQIGFASLVLLVPGGREVFDWLGQVFVKVLSFVNEGSSFIFGSLLDTKTYGFIFAFQVLPTIIFFSALMGVLYHLGVMQAVVRVMAWAITKVMRVSGAETTSVCASVFIGQTEAPLTVRPYIPRMTESELLTMMIGGMAHIAGGVLAAYVGMLGGGDPAQQAFYAKHLLAASIMAAPATLVVAKLLIPETGTPLTRGTVKMEVEKTTSNVIDAAAAGAGDGLRLALNIGAMLLAFIALIALVNAPLTWIGDVTGLASVIGRPTNLSTIFGYVLAPVAWVIGTPWPDATTVGSLIGQKVVINEFVAYTELSRIVQGQVPGVSLSAEGRLVATYALCGFANFSSIAIQIGGIGGLAPERRHDLARFGLRAVLGGSIATFMTATIAGVLSHFA
- a CDS encoding ribokinase: MSSVIVVGSFNVDHVWRCENLPAPGATIAGRYSTGPGGKGFNQAVAAARAGARTSFVCALGDDAGGAMARGLAAQDGIALVAEASSEPTGTGGIYVDGHGRNTIVIGAGANAALSLDFVQAQRPLLGSARVLLAQLESPIETIEGTLALAREAGLTTVLNAAPANAQTSIGLLKLADVLTPNETEFAALLARHVGVRVDADDVAATDGGSLHALCRKLLPGGTVVVTLGAVGAFISHPEERLLGDTQPYYRIGAETAHTVDTTGAGDAFNGALVASLAQSPNAAFATHVRFANHYAARSTEAEGAAASMPRLTPEAG
- a CDS encoding DUF4893 domain-containing protein yields the protein MPRRSVSPFAALCALLLPLSAAAAPRCDWNSLATDADRAAVTVSAKRLQQVIAAHYDDAEQEKGAALARTLLQRAQTPQQPGTLEGRWKVRSIQVDPHFAYAYPYFKAEIRRAPCGYHLSKTSGSQRRSGTLYPLSAGSHELAFLGASTVNDEPEAAYTPGHASDGTHGNSVGRLVALGPDELLLILDGKDNGFELYQLMR